A window of Pseudoalteromonas aliena SW19 genomic DNA:
CTATCGTCTTTAATTGTGACCCATGACGTTACCGAGGTAATGAGTATTGCGGATCACGTTATTATTATTGCTGATCAAGGTGTAATTGGTTGTGGTACTCCTGATGAGATGCGCAACCATGAATCTCCTTTAGTCCAACAGTTTTTAAAAGGCTTGTCGGATGGTCCTGTACCATTTCATTTCCCAGCCCAAGCTTATGCAGATGAGCTACTTGGAGAAAAAGCATAATGTTTGATTTATTTCAAAAGCTAGGACATAAAACGCTAGGGCGTTTTGCGGCCCTGGGTCGTTCTGCTTATATGCTGTTTAGTGCGTTAGCGCATGTACCTAATTTTAAAAAAGGCACTCCGCTACTTATTCGCCAACTTTACATGGTGGGATCGCAATCGCTGCTCATTATTATGGTGTCGGGGTTGTTTATTGGCATGGTGTTGGCGTTGCAAGGTTACACCGTATTGGTGGGGTATGGCGCTGAAGATAGTTTGGGGCCGTTAGTTGCGCTGAGTTTATTACGAGAGCTAGGCCCAGTTGTTACTGCATTACTATTTGCAGGACGAGCAGGTAGCGCACTGACTGCTGAAATTGGCTTAATGAAAGCAACAGAGCAGTTATCATCACTCGAAATGATGGCAATTGATCCACTAAAACGCATAATTGCACCGCGCTTTTGGGCGGGCTTTATTAGTATGCCATTGCTTGCATTGATATTTTCAGCTGTGGCTATTATAGGCGCTCATTTAGTGGGCGTTGATTGGCTAGGAGTTGATACTGGAAGTTTTTGGTCAATCATGCAATCACAAGTGTCGTTTCAGCAAGATATATTAAACGGCATAATTAAAAGCATTGTATTTGCCATTGTGGTGACCTGGATTGCACTTTATAAAGGTTATGACTGTGTACCGACCTCTGAAGGGATCAGTAAAGCAACCACCGAAACGGTTGTACATTCGTCATTGGCAGTTTTAGGTTTTGACTTTATTTTGACAGCGGTAATGTTTACCAGCTAATAGGGTATAGATAATGAATTCACGGAAATTAGAAATTTTAGTTGGTTTTTTTGTAGCGTTAGGAATTTTAGCGTTTGCGATGCTTGCGCTTAAAGTTGCCAATTCAGGTATTAGTGGCACAGGCGAAACATATTCGCTAAATGCCAAGTTTGAAAATATAGGCTCATTAAAAGCACGTGCCCCAGTTAAAGTCGGGGGCGTTGTTATTGGTCGAGTTGACTCTATTTATGTTCATCCACAAGAATTTTTACCAGTCGTTAATATGACTATTGATGCACAGTATTTATGTCGTTTTTCAGATACGAGTTCAATTTCTATTTTAACATCGGGGATTTTGGGTGAGCAGTACTTAGGTCTCCACCCAGTGATTTCGCCAAATTCTGCAGAACAACGTTGTTTAGGCGAAACAGTAACCGAAAATAAGCAAGACCAAGCAATTGACGATTTATTTGGTGTAGATAGTAAAGCACTAGGTGACGGCGATTCAATCACTGATACTAAGTCTGCCATCGTACTTGAAGAGTTAATTGGGCAGTTTTTATTCAACCAAGGTAGTGAGTAATTATTATGTTGAAAAAGTTTTTAGCTATTATAGCACTAGGTACAATGACGTTTGCGCAAAGTATAAATGCAGCTGA
This region includes:
- the mlaE gene encoding lipid asymmetry maintenance ABC transporter permease subunit MlaE; translation: MFDLFQKLGHKTLGRFAALGRSAYMLFSALAHVPNFKKGTPLLIRQLYMVGSQSLLIIMVSGLFIGMVLALQGYTVLVGYGAEDSLGPLVALSLLRELGPVVTALLFAGRAGSALTAEIGLMKATEQLSSLEMMAIDPLKRIIAPRFWAGFISMPLLALIFSAVAIIGAHLVGVDWLGVDTGSFWSIMQSQVSFQQDILNGIIKSIVFAIVVTWIALYKGYDCVPTSEGISKATTETVVHSSLAVLGFDFILTAVMFTS
- the mlaD gene encoding outer membrane lipid asymmetry maintenance protein MlaD produces the protein MNSRKLEILVGFFVALGILAFAMLALKVANSGISGTGETYSLNAKFENIGSLKARAPVKVGGVVIGRVDSIYVHPQEFLPVVNMTIDAQYLCRFSDTSSISILTSGILGEQYLGLHPVISPNSAEQRCLGETVTENKQDQAIDDLFGVDSKALGDGDSITDTKSAIVLEELIGQFLFNQGSE